From a region of the Eublepharis macularius isolate TG4126 chromosome 7, MPM_Emac_v1.0, whole genome shotgun sequence genome:
- the TP53INP1 gene encoding tumor protein p53-inducible nuclear protein 1 isoform X2, whose product MFQRLNNMFVGEINNFPSQEPEFSEKEEEEWILVDFIDTCTNFSTVVEEEGDIPDSSPVDHSPVFSCIPNSLECLDDASESCFIQFDSCPIEESWFITPPPCFTAGGLTAIKVETSPMENLLIEHPSMSVYAVHNACHSLNKASCADEEEEEEEEPHDDGSLK is encoded by the exons ATGTTCCAGAGGCTGAATAATATGTTTGTGGGAGAAATCAATAATTTCCCCAGCCAAGAGCCAGAGTTCAGCGAGAAAGAAGAGGAGGAATGGATTCTGGTGGACTTTATAG ACACCTGTACAAACTTCTCGACAGTTGTTGAAGAAGAAGGTGACATCCCTGACTCATCCCCTGTTGATCATTCTCCTGTCTTTTCTTGTATACCTAATTCCTTGGAGTGTTTGGATGATGCCAGTGAGTCATGTTTTATTCAGTTTGACTCGTGTCCCATTGAGGAGAGCTGGTTTATTACGCCACCTCCGTGTTTCACTGCTGGTGGCTTGACCGCTATCAAAGTGGAAACCAGCCCAATGGAGAACCTTCTGATTGAACATCCCAGCATGTCTGTATATGCCGTCCATAATGCCTGCCACAGCCTTAACAAGGCTAGCTGTGCTGacgaggaagaagaggaagaagaggaaccaCATGAT GACGGAAGCCTCAAGTGA
- the TP53INP1 gene encoding tumor protein p53-inducible nuclear protein 1 isoform X1 — MFQRLNNMFVGEINNFPSQEPEFSEKEEEEWILVDFIDTCTNFSTVVEEEGDIPDSSPVDHSPVFSCIPNSLECLDDASESCFIQFDSCPIEESWFITPPPCFTAGGLTAIKVETSPMENLLIEHPSMSVYAVHNACHSLNKASCADEEEEEEEEPHDVSSSRTEASSELAQHVHCYIASFSAHSTFLEQAKSFRSSQWIKEHSERQYLKRNCFRRLNLTRGCYSRQIKNSGLFVHQPCQRQYNY; from the exons ATGTTCCAGAGGCTGAATAATATGTTTGTGGGAGAAATCAATAATTTCCCCAGCCAAGAGCCAGAGTTCAGCGAGAAAGAAGAGGAGGAATGGATTCTGGTGGACTTTATAG ACACCTGTACAAACTTCTCGACAGTTGTTGAAGAAGAAGGTGACATCCCTGACTCATCCCCTGTTGATCATTCTCCTGTCTTTTCTTGTATACCTAATTCCTTGGAGTGTTTGGATGATGCCAGTGAGTCATGTTTTATTCAGTTTGACTCGTGTCCCATTGAGGAGAGCTGGTTTATTACGCCACCTCCGTGTTTCACTGCTGGTGGCTTGACCGCTATCAAAGTGGAAACCAGCCCAATGGAGAACCTTCTGATTGAACATCCCAGCATGTCTGTATATGCCGTCCATAATGCCTGCCACAGCCTTAACAAGGCTAGCTGTGCTGacgaggaagaagaggaagaagaggaaccaCATGATGTAAGCAGTTCTAG GACGGAAGCCTCAAGTGAACTGGCCCAGCATGTCCATTGCTACATTGCATCATTCTCTGCCCATTCAACCTTTCTGGAACAGGCCAAGAGCTTCCGCTCTTCCCAGTGGATAAAAGAGCACAGCGAACGACAATATCTGAAAAGAAACTGCTTCCGTCGCCTGAATCTTACCAGGGGTTGCTATTCTCGGCAAATCAAGAACAGTGgattgtttgttcaccaaccttgcCAGCGCCAGTATAATTactga